A region of Nocardioides sp. JS614 DNA encodes the following proteins:
- a CDS encoding response regulator → MTEPIRVVLVDDHAVIRAGLEQLLSGTADIEVVGTAADGAEALDVVRRIRPDVVLMDLQMPKVDGVAATRAIMAEGLGVDVLVLTSFSDSERIIAALDAGAVGYLLKDADPEDVLQGIRAVSRGESPIHPKAARALLGVRAGSPQVQLTSRETEVLTLVREGLANKQIARRLDISERTVKAHLTSAFARIGVADRTQAALWAERNGL, encoded by the coding sequence GTGACCGAACCCATCCGCGTCGTCCTGGTGGACGACCACGCCGTGATCCGCGCCGGCCTCGAGCAGCTGCTCAGCGGCACCGCCGACATCGAGGTCGTCGGCACCGCCGCCGACGGGGCCGAGGCCCTGGACGTCGTACGCCGGATCCGGCCCGACGTCGTGCTGATGGACCTGCAGATGCCGAAGGTCGACGGCGTCGCCGCCACCCGCGCGATCATGGCGGAGGGGCTGGGGGTCGACGTGCTCGTGCTGACGTCGTTCTCCGACAGCGAGCGGATCATCGCCGCCCTCGACGCCGGCGCGGTCGGCTACCTGCTCAAGGACGCCGACCCCGAGGACGTCCTCCAGGGGATCCGCGCGGTCAGCCGGGGCGAGTCGCCGATCCACCCGAAGGCGGCCCGCGCCCTCCTCGGCGTGCGGGCCGGCTCCCCCCAGGTGCAGCTGACCAGCCGGGAGACCGAGGTGCTGACCCTGGTCCGCGAGGGACTGGCCAACAAGCAGATCGCCCGCCGCCTCGACATCAGCGAGCGAACCGTCAAAGCCCACCTGACGTCGGCCTTCGCCCGGATCGGCGTCGCCGACCGCACCCAGGCCGCCCTCTGGGCCGAGCGCAACGGCCTCTGA
- a CDS encoding RecB family exonuclease, with product MSTPSESPAIRVSTPVDGVDVLGALSPSRAGDFMSCPLLYRFRTVDRLPEPFSPDAVRGTVVHKVLEDLFDLPAGDRTPDRAQAMLEPAWERLVEAAPELSELFPVDEDGAQVAAWLASCRAVLERYFTLEDPRRLEPAERELYVEALLDSRLLLRGFVDRIDVAPDGAIRVVDYKSGRSPSEMFEAKALFQMKFYALVIWRTRGVVPAMLQLIYLGNGELLRYVPDERDLLATERKIEAIWQAIRRAEESGDWRPSPGRLCDWCAHRAICPAWGGTPPPIPAREPSLDLSVDESAEAL from the coding sequence ATGAGCACGCCGTCGGAGTCACCCGCGATCCGGGTCTCGACCCCCGTCGACGGCGTGGACGTGCTGGGCGCCCTCTCCCCGAGCCGAGCGGGCGACTTCATGAGCTGCCCGCTGCTGTACCGGTTCCGGACCGTCGACCGCCTGCCGGAGCCGTTCTCCCCGGACGCGGTCCGCGGCACGGTCGTGCACAAGGTGCTCGAGGACCTCTTCGACCTCCCGGCCGGCGACCGGACCCCCGACCGCGCGCAGGCGATGCTCGAGCCGGCGTGGGAGCGCCTGGTCGAGGCCGCACCCGAGCTGTCCGAGCTGTTCCCCGTCGACGAGGACGGGGCCCAGGTCGCGGCGTGGCTGGCGTCGTGCCGGGCGGTGCTCGAGCGCTACTTCACCTTGGAGGACCCGCGACGCCTCGAGCCTGCGGAGCGCGAGCTGTACGTCGAGGCACTGCTGGACTCGCGCCTGCTGCTGCGCGGCTTCGTCGACCGCATCGACGTCGCGCCCGACGGGGCGATCCGGGTGGTCGACTACAAGTCGGGTCGCTCGCCGTCGGAGATGTTCGAGGCCAAGGCGCTGTTCCAGATGAAGTTCTACGCATTGGTCATCTGGCGCACGCGCGGCGTCGTCCCCGCCATGCTCCAGCTGATCTACCTCGGCAACGGAGAGCTGCTCCGCTACGTCCCCGACGAGCGCGACCTGCTGGCCACCGAGCGCAAGATCGAGGCGATCTGGCAGGCGATCCGCCGGGCCGAGGAGTCCGGCGACTGGCGGCCCAGCCCCGGCCGACTCTGCGACTGGTGCGCGCACCGGGCGATCTGTCCGGCCTGGGGCGGCACTCCCCCGCCGATCCCCGCCCGCGAGCCGTCCCTGGATCTGTCGGTCGACGAGTCGGCCGAGGCCCTGTGA
- a CDS encoding site-2 protease family protein: protein MPDSAPRTRPPGMLKVGTIAGSDVLVSSSWFLVAGLIAIIVAPVVDQAQPGLGAWKYVAGVAFAVILYLSVLLHEASHAIAARHFGFPVSSITLHFLGGMTAIEGEARKPRQEFFIAVVGPLTSIAVGAIALGLRPLTPEGLLLMAVEGLAGANLLVGVLNLVPGLPLDGGRVLKSLVWRLTGSPHRGTIVAGWGGRLTAAAVLFWPAFQEPVLGTEPDILDFVLAFVIAAFLWSGSTAAMASARLRSRLPHLVARQLARRTLAVPSDLPLAEAVRRAHDAQAGSIVTVTASGLPEGIVSEAAVQATPEERRPWVAVSTVSRSLEDGLRLPADLAGEELVMAISRTPAAEYLLVEPDGSVVGVLTTADVDRAFRESGH, encoded by the coding sequence GTGCCCGACTCAGCGCCCCGGACCCGCCCACCGGGCATGCTCAAGGTCGGCACCATCGCGGGCAGCGACGTGCTGGTCTCCTCCTCCTGGTTCCTCGTCGCGGGGCTGATCGCGATCATCGTCGCGCCGGTGGTCGACCAGGCCCAGCCGGGGCTCGGGGCGTGGAAGTACGTCGCCGGCGTGGCCTTCGCCGTCATCCTGTACCTCTCGGTCCTGCTGCACGAGGCCTCGCACGCGATCGCCGCGCGCCACTTCGGGTTCCCGGTGTCCTCGATCACGCTGCACTTCCTGGGCGGGATGACAGCGATCGAGGGCGAGGCCCGCAAACCCCGCCAGGAGTTCTTCATCGCGGTGGTCGGCCCGCTGACCTCGATCGCGGTCGGTGCGATCGCCCTCGGGCTGCGACCGCTGACCCCCGAGGGCCTGCTGTTGATGGCCGTGGAGGGGCTGGCCGGGGCGAACCTGCTCGTCGGGGTCCTCAACCTGGTCCCCGGACTGCCGCTCGACGGCGGCCGGGTGCTCAAGTCCCTGGTCTGGCGACTGACCGGCAGTCCGCACCGCGGCACCATCGTGGCCGGCTGGGGCGGGCGCCTCACGGCGGCCGCAGTGCTGTTCTGGCCGGCCTTCCAGGAACCGGTGCTCGGCACCGAGCCGGACATCCTCGACTTCGTCCTCGCGTTCGTGATCGCCGCGTTCCTCTGGTCCGGTTCGACCGCCGCGATGGCCTCCGCCCGGCTCCGCAGCCGGCTCCCGCACCTCGTGGCCCGCCAGCTCGCCCGCCGTACCCTCGCGGTGCCCAGCGACCTCCCGCTCGCCGAGGCCGTACGTCGCGCCCATGACGCCCAGGCAGGCAGCATCGTCACCGTCACGGCCAGCGGGCTACCCGAGGGCATCGTCAGCGAGGCCGCGGTCCAGGCGACGCCCGAAGAGCGCCGGCCCTGGGTGGCGGTCTCCACGGTCTCCCGATCACTCGAGGACGGCCTGCGCCTGCCCGCCGACCTCGCCGGGGAGGAGCTGGTGATGGCGATCAGCCGCACCCCGGCCGCGGAGTACCTCCTCGTCGAGCCCGATGGGTCGGTCGTCGGCGTGCTGACCACCGCCGACGTCGATAGGGCGTTCCGGGAGTCGGGCCACTAG
- a CDS encoding sensor histidine kinase has translation MRVVRSPVALFLLIGTITVTAIFLGTNKLADRAARQEAIAEAQGTTEVVARSVVEPDVPEGLVKTTRRKLGAADQMDRAITPRLLDVETADRVNIWTEDGRNVYSSEGVALLGRKFPLTGDQLDVLRNGGSGAVIADPNSPENREIVSEQGATGLVQTYTRITSPEGEPLLVEAYYTLDEIEQRRGEIYSSFRWITLGPLLLLILVATAILVTLTRELRKGAAERERLLRSAMEASDAERRRIARDLHDTVVQDLAGTAYAISALSRNPETPTDARDTLDGAGSSLRDGLKSLRSLLVEIHPPELKADGLAAALADLTAPAGTSDVQASVSVEGAETASDEKAALVWRVAQEAVRNALRHAGASTLAVTVRGDGRRLSLEVVDDGVGFDPSSARDPDRYGLRGLRSLVADAGGVLDVRSALGEGTTVHMEVDAQ, from the coding sequence TTGCGCGTCGTTCGCAGTCCCGTCGCGCTCTTCCTGCTGATCGGCACCATCACCGTCACCGCGATCTTCCTGGGCACCAACAAGCTCGCCGACCGCGCCGCGCGCCAGGAGGCGATCGCGGAGGCGCAGGGGACGACCGAGGTCGTGGCCAGGTCCGTGGTGGAGCCGGACGTTCCCGAAGGGCTGGTGAAGACCACCCGACGCAAGCTCGGCGCGGCCGATCAGATGGACCGGGCGATCACCCCGCGCCTGCTCGACGTCGAGACCGCCGACCGCGTCAACATCTGGACCGAGGACGGGCGCAACGTCTACTCGAGCGAGGGTGTCGCGCTGCTCGGCCGGAAGTTCCCCCTCACCGGGGACCAGCTCGATGTGCTCAGGAACGGTGGCAGCGGCGCGGTGATCGCCGACCCGAACAGCCCGGAGAACCGCGAGATCGTCTCCGAGCAGGGTGCGACCGGGCTGGTGCAGACCTACACCCGGATCACCTCGCCGGAGGGCGAGCCGCTCCTCGTGGAGGCCTACTACACGCTCGACGAGATCGAGCAGCGGCGCGGCGAGATCTACTCCTCGTTCCGGTGGATCACGCTCGGCCCGCTGCTCCTGCTGATCCTGGTGGCCACGGCGATCCTGGTGACCCTCACCCGCGAGCTGCGCAAGGGCGCCGCCGAGCGCGAGCGGCTGCTGCGCTCCGCGATGGAGGCCTCCGACGCCGAGCGGCGCCGGATCGCGCGAGACCTCCACGACACGGTCGTCCAGGATCTCGCCGGCACGGCGTACGCGATCAGTGCGCTGTCCCGCAACCCGGAGACCCCGACCGATGCTCGCGACACCCTCGACGGGGCCGGCTCCTCGCTGCGCGACGGCCTGAAGTCCCTACGCTCGCTCCTGGTCGAGATCCATCCGCCCGAGCTGAAGGCGGACGGGCTCGCCGCCGCGCTCGCCGACCTGACCGCGCCGGCCGGCACCTCCGACGTCCAGGCGTCGGTGAGCGTCGAAGGCGCGGAGACGGCGTCGGACGAGAAGGCGGCGCTGGTCTGGCGAGTCGCCCAGGAGGCCGTGCGCAACGCCCTGCGGCACGCCGGCGCGTCCACGCTGGCCGTCACCGTTCGCGGGGACGGCCGCCGGCTGTCGCTCGAGGTCGTGGACGACGGGGTCGGATTCGACCCGAGTTCGGCACGCGATCCCGACCGGTACGGCCTGCGGGGCCTGCGCAGCCTGGTCGCCGACGCCGGAGGCGTGCTCGACGTCCGATCAGCCCTCGGGGAGGGCACCACCGTGCACATGGAGGTTGACGCCCAGTGA
- the metH gene encoding methionine synthase — protein sequence MSWSPQQRPDLTDQLTRALEQRILVLDGAMGTAIQRDRPDEAGYRGERFADWPSDLVGNNDLLTITRPEIIAGIHREYLLAGADIIETNTFNANAVSLSDYGMQELAYEINYEAAQLARREVDAVSTQEHPRYVAGALGPTTRTASISPDVNDPGARNVTYDQLVAAYLDAARGLVDGGADLLVIETIFDTLNAKAAIFAVETLFAENQRRWPVIISGTITDASGRTLSGQVTEAFWNSVRHARPLAVGLNCALGAKEMRPYIAEIARIADTFVSCYPNAGLPNAFGEYDEAAEETAAIIEEFAASGFVNLVGGCCGTTPAHVAAIAKAVEGKTRRPVPELTPALRLAGLEPFAVTDKSLFVNVGERTNITGSARFRKLIKDGDYDTALSVAAQQVENGAQVIDINMDEGMIDGVAAMDRFTRLIASEPDISRVPVMVDSSKWEVIQAGLKNIQGKPIVNSISMKEGEDTFREQARLCRQYGAAAVVMAFDEDGQADNLERRKAICERAYRILVDEVGFPPEDIIFDPNVFAVATGIEEHASYGLDFIEATRWIKQNLPGAKVSGGISNVSFSFRGNNPVREAIHAVFLYHAIGAGLDMGIVNAGALVVYDQVEPELRERIEDVILNRRPDAAERLLEIAEAHNRAGETTEAAAAEEWRALPVEERITHALVKGIDAHVEPDTEELRQLIAARGGRPIEVIEGPLMDGMNVVGDLFGAGKMFLPQVVKSARVMKKAVAYLIPFIEQEKLDNPELATAKETNGTIVMATVKGDVHDIGKNIVGVVLQCNNYEVIDLGVMVPTQKLLDTALEVGADAVGVSGLITPSLDEMVGVAAEMQRRGMEIPLLVGGATTSRAHTAVKVDGKYDGPVVWVKDASRSVPTLATLLNPAQRPRLMAEIKEDYDSLRARHATKHDRPMLTLEQARDNRTPIDWSTYAPPAPRTPGIHVLEDYDLAELRDFIDWQPFFNAWELKGKFPDILNSPTTGETARGLYDDAQAMLDRVIEEKWLRANAVFGLFPANAVGDDVEVYTDDSRTEVLTTLHNLRQQGDHRDGIPNRSLGDFVAPRATGLPDHVGAFAVTAGLGAEARILEFKEQLDDYSAIMLEALADRLAEAFAERLHQRVRTEFWAHAPEEDLDNQALIAERYDGIRPAPGYPACPEHTEKRTLWRLLDVTARTGIELTDGMAMWPGAAVSGWYYSHPQSQYFVLGRIGRDQVADYAERKGWTLTEAERWLSPNLGYDPDD from the coding sequence TTGTCCTGGTCCCCCCAGCAGCGCCCCGACCTGACCGACCAGCTGACGCGCGCTCTGGAGCAGCGCATCCTGGTGCTCGACGGCGCGATGGGTACGGCGATCCAGCGGGACCGACCCGACGAGGCGGGCTATCGCGGCGAGCGGTTCGCCGACTGGCCCAGCGACCTCGTGGGCAACAACGACCTGCTGACGATCACCCGGCCGGAGATCATCGCGGGCATCCACCGCGAGTACCTCCTCGCCGGCGCCGACATCATCGAGACGAACACGTTCAACGCCAACGCGGTCTCACTGTCCGACTACGGCATGCAGGAGCTGGCCTACGAGATCAACTACGAGGCGGCGCAGCTCGCCCGGCGCGAGGTCGATGCGGTCAGCACGCAGGAGCATCCGCGCTACGTCGCCGGCGCACTGGGCCCGACCACCCGCACGGCCTCGATCTCGCCCGACGTCAACGACCCGGGCGCGCGCAACGTGACCTACGACCAGCTGGTCGCGGCGTACCTCGACGCGGCCCGCGGCCTCGTCGACGGCGGTGCCGACCTGCTCGTGATCGAGACGATCTTCGACACCCTCAACGCGAAGGCCGCGATCTTCGCGGTCGAGACGCTCTTCGCCGAGAACCAGCGCCGCTGGCCGGTCATCATCTCCGGCACGATCACCGACGCCTCGGGGCGCACCCTCTCCGGTCAGGTCACCGAGGCGTTCTGGAACTCCGTGCGCCACGCCCGGCCGCTGGCGGTCGGCCTCAACTGCGCGCTCGGCGCGAAGGAGATGCGGCCCTACATCGCCGAGATCGCCCGGATCGCGGACACCTTCGTCTCCTGCTACCCGAACGCGGGCCTGCCCAACGCCTTCGGCGAGTACGACGAGGCCGCCGAGGAGACGGCCGCGATCATCGAGGAGTTCGCCGCCAGCGGCTTCGTGAACCTGGTCGGCGGCTGTTGCGGCACGACCCCTGCCCACGTCGCGGCCATCGCGAAGGCGGTCGAGGGCAAGACCCGGCGGCCCGTCCCCGAGCTGACGCCGGCGCTGCGGCTGGCCGGCCTCGAGCCGTTCGCGGTGACCGACAAGAGCCTGTTCGTCAACGTGGGGGAGCGCACGAACATCACGGGCTCGGCCCGGTTCCGCAAGCTGATCAAGGACGGCGACTACGACACCGCGCTGAGCGTGGCCGCGCAGCAGGTGGAGAACGGCGCGCAGGTCATCGACATCAACATGGACGAGGGCATGATCGACGGGGTGGCGGCGATGGACCGCTTCACCCGCCTGATCGCGAGCGAACCGGACATCAGTCGGGTCCCGGTGATGGTCGACTCCTCCAAGTGGGAGGTCATCCAGGCGGGCCTGAAGAACATCCAGGGCAAGCCGATCGTCAACTCGATCTCCATGAAGGAGGGCGAGGACACGTTCCGCGAGCAGGCGCGGCTGTGCCGTCAGTACGGCGCGGCCGCGGTCGTGATGGCCTTCGACGAGGACGGCCAGGCCGACAACCTGGAGCGGCGCAAGGCGATCTGCGAGCGCGCCTACCGGATCCTGGTCGACGAGGTCGGCTTCCCGCCCGAGGACATCATCTTCGACCCCAACGTGTTCGCCGTCGCGACCGGCATCGAGGAGCACGCGTCGTACGGGCTGGACTTCATCGAGGCCACCCGCTGGATCAAGCAGAACCTCCCGGGCGCCAAGGTCTCGGGCGGCATCTCCAACGTGAGCTTCTCCTTCCGCGGCAACAACCCGGTCCGCGAGGCGATCCACGCCGTGTTCCTGTACCACGCGATCGGCGCCGGGCTCGACATGGGCATCGTCAACGCGGGCGCGCTCGTCGTCTACGACCAGGTCGAGCCCGAGCTGCGGGAGCGGATCGAGGACGTCATCTTGAACCGGCGACCCGACGCCGCCGAGCGGCTCCTGGAGATCGCCGAGGCCCACAACCGGGCCGGCGAGACCACCGAGGCCGCCGCCGCCGAGGAGTGGCGCGCACTGCCGGTCGAGGAGCGGATCACCCACGCGCTCGTCAAGGGCATCGACGCGCACGTCGAGCCGGACACCGAGGAGCTGCGGCAGCTGATCGCCGCTCGCGGCGGACGCCCGATCGAGGTCATCGAGGGCCCGCTGATGGACGGCATGAACGTCGTCGGCGACCTGTTCGGCGCCGGGAAGATGTTCCTGCCCCAGGTCGTGAAGTCGGCGCGCGTCATGAAGAAGGCGGTCGCCTACCTGATCCCCTTCATCGAGCAGGAGAAGCTGGACAACCCCGAGCTCGCGACGGCCAAGGAGACCAACGGCACGATCGTGATGGCAACGGTGAAGGGCGACGTCCACGACATCGGCAAGAACATCGTCGGCGTCGTGCTGCAGTGCAACAACTACGAGGTCATCGACCTCGGCGTGATGGTGCCCACCCAGAAGCTCCTGGACACGGCCCTCGAGGTCGGCGCCGACGCCGTCGGCGTCTCCGGCCTGATCACCCCCTCGCTGGACGAGATGGTCGGGGTGGCCGCCGAGATGCAGCGCCGGGGCATGGAGATCCCGCTGCTGGTCGGCGGCGCGACCACCTCACGGGCACACACGGCCGTGAAGGTCGACGGCAAGTACGACGGACCCGTCGTCTGGGTCAAGGACGCCTCGCGCTCGGTCCCGACCCTGGCGACGCTGCTGAACCCGGCGCAGCGTCCGCGGCTGATGGCCGAGATCAAGGAGGACTACGACTCCCTGCGGGCCCGGCACGCCACGAAGCACGACCGCCCGATGCTGACCCTCGAGCAGGCCCGGGACAACCGCACCCCGATCGACTGGTCGACGTACGCGCCCCCGGCGCCGCGAACCCCGGGCATCCACGTCCTCGAGGACTACGACCTCGCCGAGCTGCGCGACTTCATCGACTGGCAGCCGTTCTTCAACGCCTGGGAGCTGAAGGGGAAGTTCCCCGACATCCTCAACAGTCCGACCACCGGGGAGACCGCACGCGGGCTGTACGACGACGCGCAGGCGATGCTCGACCGGGTCATCGAGGAGAAGTGGCTGCGGGCCAATGCCGTGTTCGGGCTGTTCCCGGCGAACGCGGTCGGTGACGACGTCGAGGTCTACACCGACGACTCGCGCACCGAGGTGCTGACCACGCTGCACAACCTGCGCCAGCAGGGCGACCACCGCGACGGCATCCCCAACCGGTCCCTGGGGGACTTCGTGGCGCCGCGGGCGACCGGGCTTCCCGACCACGTCGGGGCCTTCGCGGTCACCGCCGGCCTCGGGGCGGAGGCCAGGATCCTGGAGTTCAAGGAGCAGCTCGATGACTACTCCGCGATCATGCTCGAGGCACTGGCCGACCGGCTCGCCGAGGCCTTCGCCGAGCGGTTGCACCAGCGGGTGCGCACCGAGTTCTGGGCCCATGCTCCCGAGGAGGACCTCGACAACCAGGCCCTGATCGCGGAGCGGTACGACGGCATCCGGCCCGCGCCCGGCTACCCCGCCTGCCCGGAGCACACCGAGAAGCGCACCCTGTGGCGGCTGCTCGACGTGACGGCGCGGACCGGCATCGAGCTGACCGACGGGATGGCGATGTGGCCCGGCGCCGCCGTCTCCGGTTGGTACTACAGCCACCCGCAGTCGCAGTACTTCGTGCTCGGCCGGATCGGCCGTGACCAGGTGGCCGACTACGCCGAGCGGAAGGGCTGGACGCTCACGGAGGCCGAGCGGTGGCTCTCGCCCAACCTCGGCTACGACCCGGATGACTGA
- a CDS encoding HAD family hydrolase, with the protein MTEPTLPAAVLWDMDGTLVDTEPYWIETEYELAERYGGRWSDADALNLVGNDLPSSGRYIREHMGIDVSAEQIVEELLDGVVGRVEREVPWRPGAVDLLARVRAAAIPCALVTMSYERFVAPILAQLPAESFRVVVTGDRVEQGKPHPEPYLTAAAALGIPADRCLAIEDSNTGAKSAEAAGCLVLVVENHVPVLAGPRRVFADTLDGLDLAEVWSRR; encoded by the coding sequence ATGACTGAGCCCACCTTGCCGGCGGCTGTCCTCTGGGACATGGACGGCACCCTGGTCGACACCGAGCCCTACTGGATCGAGACCGAGTACGAGCTGGCCGAGCGGTACGGCGGCCGCTGGAGCGATGCGGACGCACTCAACCTGGTCGGCAACGACCTGCCCTCCTCGGGCCGCTACATCCGCGAGCACATGGGCATCGACGTGAGCGCCGAGCAGATCGTCGAGGAGCTCCTCGACGGGGTGGTCGGCCGGGTCGAGCGCGAGGTGCCCTGGCGGCCCGGGGCCGTCGACCTGCTGGCCCGGGTGCGTGCCGCCGCCATCCCGTGCGCGCTGGTCACCATGTCCTACGAGCGTTTCGTCGCCCCGATCCTGGCGCAGCTGCCCGCCGAGTCGTTCCGGGTGGTCGTGACCGGTGACCGGGTCGAGCAGGGCAAGCCCCACCCCGAGCCGTACCTCACCGCGGCGGCCGCGCTGGGGATCCCGGCCGACCGATGCCTCGCGATCGAGGACTCCAACACCGGCGCGAAGTCGGCCGAGGCCGCCGGGTGCCTGGTCCTGGTCGTGGAGAACCACGTCCCGGTCCTGGCCGGGCCACGCCGGGTCTTCGCCGACACCCTCGACGGCCTCGACCTCGCCGAGGTCTGGTCGCGGCGGTGA
- a CDS encoding tRNA (adenine-N1)-methyltransferase encodes MSEHPDVPAGAWSGVHRGPLRAGEWVRLTDSKGRRHNICLEPGKRFFSNRGHFDHDELIGREEGFTVTSSAGGEYLVFRPLLAEFVVSMPRGAAVVYPKDAAQIVALVDIFPGAHVIEAGVGSGALTCSLLRAVGPYGRVSSYERREEFAEVARRNVTQFFGAPDGETHPAWRLTVGDLAEKLPESGERADRVVLDMLAPWECLDATADALRPGGIVCAYVATTTQLSRFVETVRVHGGFTEPQAWESLVRDWHVEGLAVRPGHKMIGHTAFLVTARRMAPGERPPLKRRRPAPGAYGPDYTGPRPPGVPLDEPAD; translated from the coding sequence GTGTCCGAGCATCCCGACGTCCCTGCCGGTGCGTGGTCCGGCGTCCACCGCGGCCCGCTCCGTGCGGGCGAGTGGGTGCGGCTCACCGACAGCAAGGGCCGTCGGCACAACATCTGCCTCGAGCCCGGCAAGCGGTTCTTCTCCAACCGCGGGCACTTCGACCACGACGAGCTGATCGGCCGCGAGGAGGGCTTCACGGTCACCTCATCGGCCGGTGGTGAGTACCTCGTCTTCCGGCCACTCCTCGCGGAGTTCGTGGTCTCCATGCCCCGCGGAGCCGCGGTGGTCTACCCCAAGGACGCCGCCCAGATCGTCGCGCTGGTCGACATCTTCCCCGGCGCGCACGTCATCGAGGCCGGGGTCGGCTCCGGCGCCCTCACCTGCTCGCTGCTGCGCGCCGTCGGGCCGTACGGACGCGTGTCCTCCTACGAGCGTCGCGAGGAGTTCGCCGAAGTCGCCCGCCGCAACGTCACCCAGTTCTTCGGGGCGCCCGACGGCGAGACGCACCCGGCCTGGCGCCTCACCGTCGGCGACCTCGCCGAGAAGCTTCCCGAGTCGGGGGAGCGGGCCGACCGGGTGGTCCTCGACATGCTGGCGCCCTGGGAGTGCCTCGACGCCACCGCCGACGCGCTGCGGCCCGGCGGCATCGTCTGCGCGTACGTCGCCACGACCACGCAGCTGTCCCGGTTCGTCGAGACCGTGCGCGTGCACGGCGGCTTCACCGAGCCACAAGCGTGGGAGTCCCTGGTACGGGACTGGCACGTCGAGGGCCTCGCCGTACGCCCCGGTCACAAGATGATCGGGCACACCGCGTTCCTCGTGACCGCCCGCCGGATGGCACCCGGCGAGCGACCGCCGCTCAAGCGCCGGCGGCCCGCGCCCGGCGCCTACGGCCCCGACTACACCGGACCCCGGCCGCCGGGCGTCCCCCTCGACGAGCCCGCCGACTGA